One window of Microcoleus vaginatus PCC 9802 genomic DNA carries:
- a CDS encoding fatty acid desaturase, with translation MKNAIKKSDFVLAPYMKSNNLKASCQILNTVIPYTFLWFLAFKAAAISVFLLPPIMVLMTLFSGRCFSLMHDCGHYSLFSSKKVNRMMGFLLGIINAIPQYPWSRGHAYHHKHNGNWDMYRGPSALISTEKFAALSPFSQKMYQLLRHPLMLFPGGFFYLIIKPRLALLLGITGFIRHIFACLNQDFGMGLSAIIGSYKSKHWYTTAEFWDLLFNNICVVGSWIYLSNLLGFGFFWSVYSIVMTCSAAIFICIFFVQHNFDGSYAHKAEGWDYLLGAIEGSSYLKLPNLLNWFSADIAYHNIHHLSERIPNYNLQACHNANIHLLANSKSLTLRDIPDCFKFILWDAASDSLQSIKLLQQQEIPFSKVAN, from the coding sequence ATGAAAAACGCGATCAAAAAGTCGGATTTTGTGCTAGCTCCTTATATGAAGAGCAACAACTTGAAAGCTAGTTGCCAAATACTCAATACAGTGATTCCTTATACATTCTTATGGTTTTTAGCCTTTAAAGCTGCTGCCATTTCTGTATTTTTGCTCCCGCCGATAATGGTGTTGATGACACTTTTTTCAGGACGTTGTTTCTCTTTGATGCACGATTGCGGACACTATTCTCTTTTTAGTTCCAAAAAAGTCAATCGCATGATGGGTTTTCTGCTAGGTATTATCAATGCGATTCCTCAGTACCCCTGGTCGAGGGGACACGCTTATCACCACAAACATAATGGTAATTGGGATATGTACCGAGGCCCTTCGGCATTGATATCCACCGAAAAATTTGCGGCGCTAAGCCCCTTTAGTCAAAAGATGTATCAGTTACTCAGACACCCCTTGATGCTGTTTCCCGGTGGTTTTTTCTATCTAATTATTAAGCCAAGACTCGCGCTCCTATTGGGAATTACTGGTTTTATCCGACATATTTTTGCTTGTCTCAATCAAGATTTTGGCATGGGTTTATCTGCCATCATTGGTTCTTATAAATCCAAACATTGGTATACGACGGCTGAATTTTGGGATTTACTGTTCAACAATATTTGTGTTGTTGGTAGCTGGATTTATCTGAGCAACTTACTGGGGTTTGGCTTTTTCTGGAGTGTTTACTCAATTGTCATGACCTGTTCAGCAGCGATATTTATCTGTATTTTCTTTGTTCAGCATAATTTTGACGGTTCCTACGCTCATAAAGCCGAGGGTTGGGACTATCTTCTTGGCGCAATTGAAGGTAGTAGTTACCTAAAATTACCCAATCTTCTCAATTGGTTTTCGGCTGATATTGCTTACCACAATATTCATCATCTCTCGGAGCGAATACCTAACTATAATCTTCAGGCCTGTCACAATGCTAATATTCACCTGCTGGCCAACTCAAAATCACTGACACTTCGCGATATTCCTGACTGCTTCAAATTCATTCTTTGGGATGCTGCTTCAGATAGTCTGCAATCGATTAAATTATTGCAACAACAAGAAATCCCCTTCAGTAAGGTAGCTAATTAA
- a CDS encoding ABC transporter ATP-binding protein, with amino-acid sequence MARYSRLQKLGSYMRPHWKPTFWGIFSLLIVNAVGVYIPLLIRNSVDTLQVATKFDEVFNFVALILILASIMWVIRMVSRILLFGVGRQVEFDLKQQIFNHLLTLEPSYFAANTVGDLINRATSDLDNIRRLVGFAVLSLANTAFAYALTLPVMLGINVRLTLFAIAVYPLMLVLVQLFSDKLRIQQLAVQEELSAMSDLIQEDMSGISVIKIYAQEENERRAFRNCNAQLLSANLELAKTRNFIFPLLGGLASISLLVLLSAGGGAIANGQISIGDFVALLIYVERLVFPTALLGFTITAYQRGEVSVDRIESILTVEPQIKDAADAGELKMPVKGEIVARHLNYTYLGAKTPALKDVDFTIKPGETVAIVGAIGSGKSTLANALPRLLDIAPGQLFLDGQDITEVKLTELRGAIAYVPQESFLFGTTIKNNIRYGNPLAEQPQIEAAAKQAQIHAEILNFPQQYKTVVGERGITLSGGQRQRTALARALLVDAPVLILDDALSSVDNQTATDILRNLATGTDRKTVIFISHQMSAAASAHRIFVMERGEIVQSGSHVELVGQTGLYQYLWNQQKLEELLH; translated from the coding sequence ATGGCTCGTTATTCTCGACTGCAAAAACTCGGCTCTTATATGCGCCCGCACTGGAAGCCAACATTCTGGGGCATTTTTTCGCTGTTAATTGTCAATGCTGTGGGCGTTTACATTCCCCTGCTGATTCGGAATTCAGTTGACACTCTCCAAGTTGCGACTAAATTTGACGAAGTTTTCAACTTCGTGGCACTAATTCTGATCCTCGCCTCAATTATGTGGGTCATTCGGATGGTGTCGCGGATTCTGCTGTTTGGCGTGGGGCGTCAAGTAGAATTTGACCTCAAACAGCAAATTTTTAACCATTTATTAACATTAGAACCGTCTTATTTTGCCGCCAATACGGTAGGAGATTTAATTAACCGCGCTACTTCCGATTTGGACAATATTCGGCGCTTGGTGGGGTTTGCGGTACTCAGTTTGGCGAATACGGCATTTGCTTATGCTTTGACTTTGCCGGTGATGTTGGGGATAAATGTAAGGCTGACGTTGTTTGCGATCGCCGTTTATCCTTTAATGCTGGTTTTGGTGCAGTTATTTAGCGACAAACTTCGCATCCAACAGTTAGCCGTGCAAGAGGAATTGTCGGCGATGAGCGATTTGATTCAGGAGGATATGAGCGGGATTTCCGTAATTAAAATTTACGCTCAAGAAGAGAACGAACGCCGAGCTTTTCGCAATTGCAACGCGCAGTTGCTATCAGCCAATTTGGAATTAGCAAAAACTAGAAACTTTATTTTTCCGCTGCTGGGCGGTTTGGCAAGTATCAGTTTGTTGGTGCTGCTTTCTGCTGGTGGCGGGGCAATTGCTAATGGTCAAATTAGCATTGGCGATTTTGTGGCGTTGCTGATTTATGTCGAGCGTTTGGTGTTTCCGACGGCCCTGTTGGGTTTCACCATTACTGCTTACCAGCGGGGAGAAGTGAGTGTCGATCGCATCGAATCAATTCTGACTGTGGAACCGCAAATTAAGGATGCTGCCGATGCAGGTGAACTGAAAATGCCAGTCAAAGGCGAAATTGTCGCCCGCCATCTAAATTATACTTATCTCGGTGCTAAGACACCCGCGCTTAAAGATGTTGATTTTACCATAAAACCGGGAGAAACTGTCGCAATTGTTGGGGCGATAGGCTCGGGAAAATCAACTTTAGCTAATGCGCTGCCCAGACTGCTGGACATCGCTCCGGGTCAGTTATTTTTAGACGGGCAGGATATTACCGAGGTAAAATTGACCGAATTGCGCGGGGCGATCGCCTACGTTCCGCAAGAAAGTTTTCTGTTCGGTACTACCATCAAGAATAACATCCGCTACGGAAACCCTTTAGCGGAACAGCCGCAGATTGAAGCCGCGGCAAAACAAGCGCAAATTCACGCCGAAATCCTCAACTTTCCGCAGCAGTACAAAACAGTGGTCGGCGAGCGTGGCATTACTTTATCCGGCGGACAGCGGCAGCGGACGGCACTTGCTCGTGCTTTGTTAGTTGACGCCCCGGTGTTAATTTTGGATGACGCTCTTTCCAGCGTTGACAATCAAACTGCTACCGACATTTTGCGAAACTTAGCAACGGGAACCGATCGCAAAACGGTAATTTTTATCTCGCATCAAATGTCAGCAGCCGCTAGTGCCCATCGCATTTTTGTGATGGAGAGAGGAGAAATAGTTCAGAGTGGCTCTCACGTTGAATTGGTAGGGCAAACAGGGCTTTATCAGTATTTGTGGAACCAGCAAAAATTAGAGGAATTGCTGCATTGA
- the groL gene encoding chaperonin GroEL, with amino-acid sequence MTKIVAFSDKSRRALERGVNQLADAVRITLGPKGRNVLLEKKYGAPQIVNDGITVAREIELEDPLENAGARLIQEVASKTKDIAGDGTTTATVLAQSLIREGLKNVAAGANPVALRRGIEKTIAHLVLEIEKLAKPVEGAAIAQVATVSAGNDEEVGAMIAQAMEKVTKDGVITVEESKSLTTELEVVEGMQYDRGYLSPYFVTNGDRMEVEYENARILITDKKISSIQELIPVLEKIARTGQPLLIIAEDIEGEALATLVVNKARGVLNIAATKSPGFGERRKAMLQDIAVLTGGQLISEEVGLSIDTATLEMLGTARKITIDKENTIIVAGEEHKADVLKRIEQIRKQLEATDSDYDKEKLTERIAKLAGGIAVIKVGAATETELKDRKLRIEDALNATKAAVEEGIVAGGGTTLIHLITKIDAIAHTLDAEEQVGADLVKKALEAPLRQIADNAGVEGSIVIERVRASEFNIGYNALTDVYEDMIAAGIIDPAKVVRSALQNAGSIAGMVLTTEAVIVEKPEKKKAGGDMGDMGGMGGMGGMGGMGGMGGMGGMGGMGGMGMM; translated from the coding sequence ATGACCAAAATAGTTGCATTTAGCGACAAATCTCGGCGGGCACTAGAACGCGGCGTCAATCAACTCGCCGATGCTGTCCGCATCACCTTGGGTCCGAAAGGCCGGAACGTCCTATTGGAAAAGAAATACGGCGCTCCCCAAATCGTTAACGACGGTATCACCGTTGCTAGGGAGATCGAACTCGAAGACCCCCTGGAAAATGCCGGCGCTCGCTTAATTCAAGAAGTCGCCTCCAAAACTAAAGATATCGCAGGCGACGGCACAACAACCGCAACGGTTCTAGCTCAATCCCTCATCCGCGAAGGTTTGAAGAATGTAGCCGCGGGCGCGAACCCAGTCGCGCTGCGCCGGGGTATTGAAAAAACGATCGCCCACTTGGTGCTGGAAATCGAGAAATTGGCGAAACCCGTCGAAGGGGCTGCAATTGCTCAAGTCGCCACTGTCTCCGCCGGTAACGACGAAGAAGTCGGCGCCATGATTGCCCAAGCCATGGAAAAAGTCACCAAAGACGGCGTAATTACTGTTGAAGAGTCGAAATCTCTGACAACAGAATTGGAAGTTGTCGAAGGGATGCAGTACGATCGCGGATATCTTTCTCCGTATTTCGTCACTAACGGCGATCGCATGGAAGTTGAGTACGAAAACGCTCGCATCCTGATTACCGACAAAAAAATTAGCTCGATTCAAGAACTAATTCCAGTTCTCGAAAAAATCGCCCGCACCGGTCAACCGCTGCTAATTATCGCCGAAGATATTGAAGGCGAAGCTTTGGCAACTCTGGTAGTCAACAAAGCCCGCGGCGTATTGAACATCGCAGCAACGAAATCTCCTGGTTTTGGGGAGCGGCGCAAAGCTATGCTTCAAGATATCGCCGTGCTCACTGGCGGTCAACTAATCTCCGAAGAAGTCGGACTCAGCATCGATACCGCAACCCTAGAAATGCTCGGTACCGCCCGCAAAATTACGATCGACAAAGAAAACACGATCATTGTTGCTGGCGAAGAACACAAAGCTGACGTGCTAAAACGGATCGAGCAAATCCGCAAGCAGCTAGAAGCGACGGATTCCGACTACGACAAGGAAAAGCTAACCGAACGCATCGCCAAACTCGCCGGCGGCATCGCTGTAATTAAAGTCGGCGCAGCTACCGAAACCGAGCTTAAAGACCGTAAACTGCGTATTGAAGACGCTTTGAACGCTACGAAAGCTGCTGTGGAAGAAGGTATCGTTGCCGGAGGTGGCACGACGCTAATTCACCTGATTACAAAAATAGATGCGATCGCACATACTTTAGACGCCGAAGAACAAGTAGGCGCTGACTTGGTGAAGAAAGCTTTGGAAGCACCATTGCGTCAAATCGCTGATAATGCCGGTGTTGAAGGTTCTATCGTCATCGAGCGAGTGCGCGCGAGCGAGTTCAACATTGGCTACAACGCACTCACCGACGTGTACGAAGATATGATTGCCGCCGGGATTATTGACCCGGCTAAGGTGGTGCGATCGGCTTTGCAAAATGCCGGTTCCATTGCTGGTATGGTGCTAACCACTGAAGCTGTGATTGTCGAAAAACCCGAGAAGAAAAAAGCCGGCGGCGACATGGGCGACATGGGCGGCATGGGCGGCATGGGCGGCATGGGCGGCATGGGTGGCATGGGCGGCATGGGCGGCATGGGCGGCATGGGCGGCATGGGCATGATGTAG
- a CDS encoding DUF2811 domain-containing protein: MNPTVSIFAEIPETLHDSLKTYLETHPEWDLDRVFCAALSLFLLQNADSGTPEASRSYRQAARVYLETLFQSPQDLHSNNVTPSS, from the coding sequence ATGAACCCAACAGTCAGTATTTTTGCTGAAATTCCCGAAACGCTGCACGATTCTCTCAAAACTTACCTGGAAACCCATCCCGAATGGGATCTAGACCGAGTATTTTGCGCGGCCCTGTCGCTGTTTTTGTTGCAGAATGCCGATAGCGGTACGCCTGAAGCTTCGCGCAGTTATCGCCAAGCTGCGAGAGTTTATCTCGAAACTCTGTTTCAATCTCCTCAAGACTTGCACAGCAACAATGTAACTCCGTCGTCTTAA
- a CDS encoding class I SAM-dependent methyltransferase, which produces MKKNFSNYTYYYTNNRPRYHHAYLISPLLEMLATLQQTSKTKLRVLDLGCGNGSLSHVIAEHGCEVVGVDTSGPGIAISRQSFPECQFIQADIYDLPDTDILNSFDVVLAIEVIEHLLYPKELAKTAKRCLAPGGRLIISTPYHGYFKNLVLAVSGKLDKHFTVLWDNGHIKIFSVETLTKLLTSEGYTDIKFKFAGRCPYLWKSMLCSSTFSPQAEKL; this is translated from the coding sequence ATGAAAAAAAACTTTAGCAATTATACGTATTATTACACAAACAACCGTCCGAGATATCATCACGCTTATTTGATATCTCCCCTTTTAGAAATGCTGGCGACACTTCAGCAGACCAGCAAGACAAAACTCCGAGTTTTGGATCTCGGCTGCGGCAATGGCAGCCTCAGTCACGTTATCGCAGAGCACGGCTGCGAAGTTGTCGGCGTTGACACTTCTGGACCCGGAATTGCCATCTCCCGTCAAAGTTTCCCCGAGTGTCAGTTTATCCAAGCAGATATTTACGACCTCCCAGATACCGATATTCTGAACTCATTTGATGTTGTCTTAGCTATTGAAGTAATCGAACACTTGCTTTATCCTAAAGAACTAGCAAAAACTGCCAAAAGATGCCTCGCTCCGGGAGGAAGACTAATTATTTCCACACCCTATCACGGCTATTTTAAAAATCTGGTTTTAGCGGTTTCTGGCAAACTAGATAAACATTTTACCGTTCTTTGGGATAACGGTCACATTAAAATTTTTTCCGTAGAGACGCTGACCAAGTTATTAACATCTGAAGGATACACCGACATAAAATTTAAATTTGCTGGTCGGTGTCCCTATCTTTGGAAATCAATGTTATGCTCTAGTACGTTCTCGCCACAAGCGGAGAAATTATGA
- a CDS encoding HAMP domain-containing protein: MVKLGQSSFRRILLSRILLLSVPVLLVGEYVTYRKARSTLLETARLNLTESAARKAETIEQWAKSLKSNLIGASESSMLQSVNPKDYQKFIAQLGQRLPAAQVDCLQLTNLKTNQVIASTCGQQPIQSLPAKFWPPVQQQQTLLDDKSVYIRLSLPPQRQGTANDQKVAWGGEDFPEAGKEGRDTQASLVLSAPVYIRRGNTLQLSYALSLQSALPVQTSAPKGSLAGYTVAIDQDGKILAHPNINRVGRNIDQEADAARLKSIVRRAIAGGKDFLHLFSFERNGVELLAGYAAIPSPSTKQENSKWIILAVSRLDYALSGLEEIQQVLFNLIVGLVAASIIATLYLSRDLARPVEKLRDYAMKVDTEASQTVPQDFQIREFNQLSEALNSMVQRLRSWARELEVATKEAQVANQLKNEFLGNISHELRTPLNGIIGFIQIVRDGYCDDRDEEMEFLQRAHDSSMQLLNIINDILDIAKIESGTFSMMLEVVDITQVLEDAIDLQTTQIEEKGLKLSLPAPHDPIIVHADPEKLKQVFLNVLSNAVKFTESGSINIFVRLESRTNSGSFNGSADSTTSPSGQSDWVVVTIKDTGIGIDPEHQQKLFQPFVMADGSTTRKFGGNGLGLAISRRIMESMIGSITLHSAGVNQGTTVMISLPVNQQSSFYFQSPDLVTEKGNFKS, translated from the coding sequence ATGGTTAAGTTAGGTCAATCCTCCTTTCGCCGTATTTTACTGTCGCGGATTTTGTTGCTCAGCGTACCGGTTCTACTGGTGGGGGAGTATGTTACCTATCGCAAGGCACGCTCGACGCTTCTGGAAACTGCTCGTCTAAACTTGACAGAAAGTGCAGCCAGAAAAGCAGAAACTATTGAACAGTGGGCGAAATCGCTGAAGTCGAATCTGATCGGCGCTTCGGAAAGCTCGATGTTGCAGTCTGTAAATCCGAAGGATTATCAAAAGTTTATCGCGCAATTAGGGCAGCGGTTGCCAGCAGCGCAGGTTGATTGCTTGCAACTGACTAATTTAAAGACAAATCAAGTGATAGCAAGCACTTGCGGGCAGCAGCCGATTCAGTCGCTGCCGGCAAAATTTTGGCCGCCCGTACAGCAGCAGCAAACGCTGCTGGACGACAAGAGCGTTTACATTCGTCTGTCCTTACCTCCGCAGCGACAGGGGACAGCAAACGACCAGAAGGTGGCTTGGGGTGGTGAGGATTTTCCAGAGGCGGGTAAAGAAGGCCGCGATACCCAAGCGAGTTTGGTGTTGAGCGCTCCTGTTTACATTCGTCGGGGCAATACCCTGCAGTTGAGTTATGCTTTGAGTTTGCAGTCGGCCTTGCCTGTGCAAACCAGCGCTCCCAAGGGTTCTCTAGCCGGCTATACGGTGGCGATCGACCAAGATGGGAAGATTTTGGCGCACCCGAATATCAACCGCGTGGGCCGCAATATCGACCAAGAGGCAGATGCCGCTCGACTAAAAAGTATTGTCAGAAGGGCGATCGCAGGCGGAAAAGATTTTCTCCATCTATTTTCCTTTGAAAGAAATGGTGTAGAGTTGCTAGCAGGATACGCTGCTATCCCGAGTCCTTCAACTAAACAGGAGAACAGCAAATGGATTATTTTAGCTGTCTCTCGTTTAGATTACGCTCTGTCAGGTTTAGAAGAAATTCAGCAAGTTTTATTTAATTTAATTGTAGGTTTGGTTGCTGCTAGTATCATCGCGACTTTATATCTGTCTCGCGACTTGGCGCGTCCTGTGGAAAAACTGAGAGACTACGCGATGAAAGTAGATACGGAAGCGTCGCAGACAGTACCCCAAGATTTCCAAATTAGGGAATTTAATCAACTATCAGAAGCACTCAACAGCATGGTGCAGCGCCTCAGATCCTGGGCCAGAGAATTGGAAGTCGCAACCAAAGAAGCGCAAGTTGCCAATCAATTAAAAAATGAATTTTTGGGGAATATTTCTCACGAATTGAGAACGCCGCTTAACGGGATTATTGGTTTTATTCAAATTGTGCGGGACGGCTACTGCGATGACCGAGATGAAGAAATGGAATTTTTACAACGGGCCCACGACTCGTCCATGCAATTGCTCAATATTATTAATGATATTTTGGACATTGCTAAAATAGAATCTGGCACCTTTTCCATGATGTTAGAAGTAGTTGATATTACCCAGGTACTTGAAGACGCGATTGATTTGCAAACGACTCAAATTGAGGAAAAAGGCTTGAAGTTAAGTTTGCCAGCTCCTCACGATCCGATTATTGTTCACGCCGATCCCGAGAAGCTAAAACAGGTGTTTTTAAACGTGTTAAGCAATGCCGTTAAGTTTACAGAGTCGGGCAGCATTAATATATTTGTGCGGCTAGAATCGAGGACTAATTCTGGTAGTTTTAACGGCAGTGCTGACAGTACGACTAGCCCCAGCGGTCAAAGTGATTGGGTGGTGGTGACAATTAAAGATACGGGAATTGGTATCGATCCCGAGCACCAGCAGAAATTGTTTCAACCTTTTGTGATGGCTGATGGTTCTACAACTCGCAAGTTTGGCGGTAACGGTTTGGGCTTGGCTATCTCGCGAAGGATAATGGAATCTATGATCGGAAGCATTACCCTGCACAGTGCGGGCGTGAATCAAGGTACTACAGTGATGATTTCTTTGCCTGTCAATCAGCAGTCAAGTTTTTATTTTCAGAGCCCGGACTTAGTAACGGAAAAGGGAAATTTCAAAAGTTGA
- a CDS encoding gfo/Idh/MocA family oxidoreductase, with the protein MKIGIAVLGAGRWGVNLIRNFLEHPNSQVLAVVDPNRDSLAAVQKQFNLDASVILATDWSQVQALPGLQAVAIATPASTHYTLAAAALKEGYHVLAEKPLALNLTEAIQLCQLAEKQQRQLFVDHTYLFHPAVDRGQRIIQQHQLGKLRYGYAQRTHFKPVRHDVDALWDLAIHDIAIFNTWLEQMPIEVRAMGTVFPKEPGKGKKEEGINKEAAAIENQLAPSLLATNSAEKLADLVWVTLTYPDGFQAFIHLCWLNPDKQRRLTVVGSLGTLIFDEMSPETPLILQRGPSDYRGEENNSFESALAKPSKRIAPQPTSIRHREVLSLEQVEPLRRVCDRFLNCVQTNTPSLTSSGAASVELIRILSTLSKSLELGGQPLIPF; encoded by the coding sequence ATGAAAATCGGAATAGCTGTATTGGGTGCAGGTCGCTGGGGAGTTAACCTAATTCGCAACTTTCTCGAACATCCCAACAGCCAAGTTTTAGCGGTGGTAGACCCGAATCGAGATTCATTAGCGGCCGTTCAAAAACAGTTTAATCTCGATGCCTCGGTGATTCTAGCTACCGATTGGTCTCAAGTGCAAGCCTTGCCGGGACTGCAAGCTGTGGCGATCGCTACTCCAGCTTCCACACACTACACCCTCGCCGCAGCAGCGCTGAAAGAAGGTTACCACGTCTTAGCAGAAAAACCCCTCGCCCTCAACCTCACTGAAGCAATACAACTCTGTCAATTAGCCGAAAAACAGCAGCGACAACTCTTCGTTGACCACACTTATCTGTTTCATCCAGCAGTCGATCGAGGCCAAAGAATTATTCAACAGCATCAACTCGGAAAATTGCGCTACGGTTACGCCCAGCGCACCCATTTTAAACCGGTACGCCATGACGTTGATGCCCTTTGGGACTTGGCTATTCACGATATCGCTATTTTCAATACTTGGCTGGAACAAATGCCAATTGAAGTAAGGGCGATGGGCACTGTATTTCCGAAGGAACCAGGAAAAGGGAAGAAGGAAGAAGGAATAAATAAAGAAGCAGCAGCAATTGAAAATCAATTGGCTCCTTCACTGCTGGCTACTAATTCTGCAGAAAAACTAGCAGATTTAGTTTGGGTAACGCTCACCTATCCCGACGGATTTCAAGCATTTATTCACCTGTGCTGGCTAAATCCCGACAAACAGCGGCGCTTAACAGTTGTTGGCAGTTTGGGAACCTTGATTTTTGATGAAATGTCGCCAGAAACTCCCCTGATTTTGCAGCGCGGCCCTTCAGATTACCGGGGCGAAGAGAATAACTCTTTTGAAAGTGCGTTAGCGAAGCCCTCGAAGAGGATCGCGCCGCAGCCAACAAGCATCAGACACCGCGAAGTGTTGAGTTTAGAACAAGTAGAACCGTTGAGGCGAGTGTGCGATCGCTTCCTCAACTGCGTGCAAACAAATACCCCCTCTCTTACCTCTTCGGGCGCGGCTTCCGTCGAATTAATCCGCATTCTCAGCACTTTGAGCAAATCCCTCGAACTCGGCGGACAACCCCTAATACCATTTTAG
- the rnc gene encoding ribonuclease III: MIYPGRQKQLETLIQKLGLTKDASIKWHLLDLALTHASASAKANYEQLEFVGDAVVRLAASELLFEIYPDCTVGEFAAIRSILVSDRILAKIAESYGFDRYLIVSSSAASDKTGAEPRLADALEAVLAALYLSTQTLELIRPWLDSHFQRLAAEIRSDPARQNYKAALQELTQGKYKTLPKYSVQETGTVQGGEDRFTAEVLIQGKLVAEGKGRSIKAAEQAAAQVAFNKLVDSQ; this comes from the coding sequence ATGATTTATCCGGGTCGCCAAAAGCAACTTGAAACATTAATTCAAAAATTGGGACTGACGAAGGATGCTTCGATAAAATGGCATCTCCTCGATTTAGCTTTGACTCATGCGAGCGCGTCAGCTAAGGCAAATTACGAGCAACTAGAGTTTGTCGGGGATGCAGTTGTGCGGCTGGCGGCGTCGGAATTGTTGTTTGAGATTTATCCTGACTGTACAGTGGGGGAATTTGCTGCTATTCGATCGATCTTGGTGAGCGATCGCATTCTTGCTAAAATCGCTGAAAGTTACGGGTTCGATCGCTATTTAATTGTTTCCAGCAGTGCCGCCTCGGACAAAACAGGCGCTGAACCCCGGCTGGCAGATGCTTTGGAAGCGGTACTGGCTGCGCTTTATTTGAGTACCCAGACGTTAGAATTAATTCGCCCTTGGCTAGATTCTCACTTTCAACGCCTAGCGGCGGAAATCCGCAGCGATCCTGCCCGCCAAAACTACAAAGCTGCTCTCCAAGAGTTGACTCAAGGCAAATACAAAACTTTGCCCAAATATAGCGTCCAAGAAACCGGGACAGTGCAGGGCGGGGAAGATCGTTTTACCGCAGAAGTTCTCATTCAGGGAAAGTTGGTAGCAGAGGGAAAAGGTCGATCGATCAAAGCGGCCGAACAAGCAGCGGCTCAGGTAGCTTTCAATAAATTAGTTGATAGTCAGTAG
- the corA gene encoding magnesium and cobalt transport protein CorA, giving the protein MVYKSIHTSSAVAKPIKEEDDDDSYVDYFYDDPGAPPGTLDLEPDAPPPEIVLIDYCETAASRAKLANPQKAAAYLDTASVSWVDMLGLGNKETWRQMGEVFNLHLMAQEDVVNVPQRPKVVDYEEHILIIAWMVMLHPELDTFHKEQVSLILGKHYLLTVQEEPDYDCFEPVRERIRKGQGVIRKHGADYLAYTLLDSIIDGFFPVLEVYGERIEELEDEVVVNPTRKTLEKIYKIRRELLTLRRAIWPQRDAINVLIRDSSDLISPEVRIYLRDCYDHTVQVMDMVETYRELSSGLMDVYLSSVGNKMNEIMKLLTVISSIFIPLTFVAGVYGMNFNTEKSPWNMPELNWYFGYPLCWAIMLGIASGLVYFFWRRGWFDNFSTVKDDSLK; this is encoded by the coding sequence ATGGTATACAAAAGCATACATACTTCTAGTGCCGTTGCAAAACCAATTAAAGAAGAAGATGATGATGATTCCTATGTTGACTATTTTTATGACGATCCGGGGGCTCCGCCGGGAACTCTGGACTTAGAACCAGATGCGCCACCTCCGGAGATTGTATTAATTGACTATTGCGAAACAGCCGCAAGTCGCGCCAAATTGGCAAATCCTCAAAAAGCTGCTGCGTATTTAGATACAGCATCTGTTTCTTGGGTTGATATGTTGGGATTGGGAAACAAAGAAACTTGGCGGCAAATGGGCGAAGTGTTTAATTTACACCTAATGGCTCAGGAAGATGTAGTTAATGTTCCCCAGCGACCGAAAGTAGTAGACTATGAAGAACACATTTTAATCATTGCTTGGATGGTGATGCTCCATCCAGAATTAGATACTTTTCATAAAGAGCAAGTAAGTTTGATTTTGGGCAAGCATTACCTGTTAACTGTTCAGGAAGAACCGGACTATGATTGTTTTGAACCAGTGCGCGAGCGCATTCGTAAAGGACAAGGAGTAATTCGCAAACACGGAGCTGATTATCTGGCTTATACTCTGTTAGATTCGATTATAGATGGATTCTTCCCTGTATTAGAAGTTTACGGAGAGCGCATTGAAGAATTAGAGGATGAAGTGGTGGTGAACCCCACCCGCAAAACCCTGGAAAAAATCTATAAAATCCGGCGAGAATTGCTGACTCTGCGCCGCGCCATTTGGCCGCAGCGGGATGCAATTAATGTTTTAATTCGAGATAGCAGTGATTTGATTAGTCCCGAGGTGCGAATTTACCTGCGCGACTGTTACGATCATACGGTGCAGGTGATGGATATGGTGGAAACCTATCGAGAGTTGTCTTCGGGTTTGATGGATGTTTACTTGTCTTCTGTTGGTAATAAAATGAATGAAATCATGAAGTTGCTGACGGTGATTTCGAGTATTTTTATTCCTCTAACTTTTGTTGCGGGAGTATACGGGATGAATTTCAATACAGAGAAATCGCCCTGGAATATGCCGGAACTGAACTGGTATTTTGGCTATCCGCTTTGTTGGGCAATTATGCTAGGGATCGCCTCTGGTTTAGTTTACTTCTTCTGGCGACGCGGCTGGTTTGATAATTTTTCTACTGTGAAAGATGATTCATTAAAGTAA